Genomic segment of Denticeps clupeoides chromosome 13, fDenClu1.1, whole genome shotgun sequence:
AAGTACAACTTCACAACTACAACATAGCATGGGCATTCATGTATTTTGTACAGAAGATAGTTAGTATGGATTCATTTGTCGCTCACAAAGATGTGGTCAATATCCCCTCCTTACAGGGGATAACCCCACCCACAAAGTAGATGACAGCAACACAAGGATTCTCATTGGCTGCCTGGTGGCAATCATCTTTATTCTGGTGgctattattatcatcatactGTGGAGACAAGTCTGGCAAAAGCTGTTGGAAAAGGTGAGATATACTATATTCATTACTTAAATGCACTGTAATAGCTAAGCTGTTGCTGAGATGCTTGAAGGTTTGGGACATCTATTGGTCACAGAATCAATTATATCAAATTCTTTAAACTATTAACCTGACTAAATAGATTATTTATTGGCAATTcaacaaatatgtttttaaaaagtgcattctGTGCTGTATAAAATCATTGATGATGCATGCTAGAGGGTGAAAAAGAGATGGGTGGATAGTAAGTGTGAATCTAGAAATACAGTATTGTGCCTGTTGGTGAGTTGTGCTTGAACTGTATGTGGTCATATGTTCCTTCACATAGCATCCTCTATTTTAGGCTTCTCGGAGGATGCTGGACGATGAACTAACTGCTAGTCTGTCAATACAGAGTGAGACCTTCACctataacaacaacaaccatTCCTCAGCAACCAGCGAGCAGGAGTCTAACTCCACCTATGAACGTATATTTCCTCTGGGGCCTGATTATCAGGAGCCTTCACGTCTCATTCGGAAGCTTCCCGAGTTTACAAAAGCTAGTGATGAGGCTGGTGAGTCAACAGGCAAACATATTCAGATCCTCACAGCATGGACATACCTCATACTAGAACAGTTAGGTGGCCTCTGGAATACAAAATTACAGCTACCCTACAAATATTACActaattacataataataaattgcattTCATGGCCATGTTCTTGGACATAAATTTAGCTCAGATGCACACATGCTGTGTTATTCTAAAAACATAGAAAATATGAGGGAATATAAATTTCACAGACACTGCTGACAACTGAGGCATTTTTCTCTTGCACAGTACATTCATATTTCTTTTCACAGGGACATCGTCCAGTTCAGCATCAAACACCTCCCCAGCCAGTGCTCAAGATGGAGTCCCACACTACGCTGAAGCTGATATTGTCAACCTGCAGGGAGTGACCGGGGGCAACACGTACGCTGTGCCAGCTTTAACCATGGACCTGCTGTCAGGGAAAGATGTAGCAGTAGAGGAATTCCCCCGCCAGCTGCTCACCTTCAAAGAGAAACTGGGAGAAGGGCAGTTTGGGGAGGTCAGTGGTCAATTATTAACTCTTATTGGAAGGTACAACTTGAAGGAACCAACTTTACCTGAGCCATTGCCTGTTAAGTCTGAAGTCTTTCTGCATGTTCAAAACCAGTGTAAACTGTTGCAGGTGCATTTATGTGAGGCTGAAGGCATGCAGGACTTCATGGATGAAGATTTCATTTCTGACATCAGTGAAAACCAGCCTATGCTGGTTGCTGTCAAGATGCTCAGAGCAGATGCCAATAAAAATGCCAGGTAAGATCTTTTAATTGGAGTAGTTGCTTTGTTTCACTGAAAATGGAACCAATTATGTCAGTGAACAGTCATGCGCTACACTTGGTCAAGAACGGCAGTAAATATACGTGCGGGCATTTGGCATCTTCTTCTCAACAGAAGTGACTTCCTGAAGGAGATAAAGATTATGTCTCGGTTGAAAGACCCCAACATAATTCGTCTGCTGGcggtgtgcatctgcagtgacCCTCTGTGCATGATCACAGAGTACATGGAGAATGGTGACCTCAACCAGTTCCTGTCTCGTCATGAGCCAGAGGGCCAGATTGCCCTTCTCAGCAATGCTCCCACTGTTAGGTAAGCATCCCTGCATTCAACacttcatttacataaatacatttaattgatTTCAGCATTTCGACACATACAGCtcttaataaaaacaaactggAAAGACTAAAATCATTATGGTTGCTGttttagtatttagtattttagtattgtattttttcgCTGTTGTCTCGTATATGTCAGTTGTGCAGAAATGCTTGGACATACTATAACCTCTGAGAtgacctttttttaaacataaccCTTCATGGTCATTAATTCAAGCAATGTTTGACTGGTCTGTGCCCTGAATTTCACCAGTTGCAGAAACCTCCACTACATAGCCACCCAGATTGCCTCAGGTATGAAGTATCTTTCCTCACTCAACTTTGTCCACCGAGATCTTGCTACACGCAATTGCCTCGTCGGAAAGAAATTCACCATTAAGATCGCCGACTTCGGGATGAGTCGGAATCTGTATAGTGGAGATTACTACCGCATCCAGGGCAGAGCCGTATTGCCCATCCGCTGGATGTCATGGGAGAGCATCTTGCTGGTAAGAATTTTAGCTCTGTTGGGCTATAGGACTGGTATTGGGAACAATTCTCCCTCAGAATCTCTTAATTTCCCTCCCATCAACTCTATGCCggatttttgttcatttttggcAATTAGTTATAGCTTTTTAGTAATGTGAGAGAGGCTGTGCTTTAATTGGTACTATTTATGTTGATTTTGATAAACCTGTTCACGCATGCCTGTACCTTAAAAAGGGAAAGTTCACCACGGCCAGTGATGTATGGGCGTATGGTGTGACTCTGTGGGAAACACTGACCTTCTGCAAAGAGCAGCCGTACTCCCAGCTCTCTGATGAGCAAGTAATTGAGAATACTGGAGAGTTCTTCAGAGACCAGAAGCGGCAGGTATGAGAGAACCTTCTGTCAGCTCTTAATTGTTGAATCTCTTAATTGTTGATGTATTAGAATTATTAAGTTGCCTTTGTCTCTGTAGATCTACCTTCCTCAGCCTCCAATATGCCCAGACTCGGTCTACAAGTTGATGTTGAGCTGCTGGCACAGAAATGCTAAGGAGCGTCCCTCATTTCAGGAGATCCATCGCATCCTTCTAGAGTGCCAGGTTTAAGTCTGCCATATGTGGCAGATCCACAGACACTTTTCCTGCCCACATGACtccaaacacaccaacacagccTTTTTTACTCTAATGGAATGTTTGTCGAGATAAGTGAACATGCAATTCCATGCAAATACTTATGGTTTCATCGATCAACATTCAACTAAACAAAGACAAATGTAGCATTGAGGCACTTTTTAACCAAGCgtgtttaataaattaatttttgtatcattttttttataagaatGTGCTCTATATGTTTCATTTCATCAAAATACCAAACCGTCTGACAACTGGGAAACTGAAAATCCCCGAAGACATGACTGTAGCAATAATTGTGCCAGTTTGGGCAACTTTAAAATAGATCCCTACGAAACAAGTTTGAACAGTTTATTTTAACTACCTACAACATGTACCATATGAATATTTATACttgtaattttaaaaagaacGAATTTTACATATGTTCAATAGTCATTTTATTGATTCTCAACTTTATGGTTTtgcatgaaattaaataaatgtttaaaagtgTTTAAAACTTTGCAattgtaataatattattttggtgtgtgtgagttgttgttgttgactttcatttaattgtgtaatgtaatcattaaaaattgtattgttttatggAGACTTAGCACCACTTACCACGTTCAAATTGTTCATTGCCGTTATTCCTATAGATTAGGTTTTTATAGACTATCTTAAAATGGAATCTATACCAGACAGTGGATCATGTTCTGATTTATGATACATGTGCTAATCTTAATTAGTTTGAGTTTTCAACATTTTGTAAGGTGTAGCATGTCCCgatacatgcatacataaataatataaatacacattaaGGAGATCAGAATAAGCTTTTTACCAGAATTCTTCTTCTGAAAGCGGATCTGACTGCCAGTGCTTGTCAGATCATAACTGGATTTTAAGATGCACTATGAGGGTTTAATGTATGTTGTGATGTGTGACTGGGATGTGAATTGTACTGTACACCAGTGATGAAAAAAAGGTCAGTAGGTTAATAATGTGCCTTTACACAGCTATTTACACAAGGATTGTGTGATGTTACATACTTTACTGTTTGCTGTTTATCTCAGCAACAATTTTGCAAGTACATTTTTGGCTGTTGTTATGATATATTTCAGCCAAAGAAAATGTCAATGACGAGAGATCACATGTAGTTTGTGACAGACCAAAAAggaaaggtcctgtcaaacatGTAAAATAGGTATGAAACATTccatttgattttatttcaatTGCATCAATTCcgttattttaatgttttacttttttttgtattgttgtgtatatatGATAGACATTTTGTGCAAACCCATGAAattatttttcagattttcatcAGAAAACTTTTAATTGTCTCTTAGTAGCATTATAATGTATAGCCTTAGTAATAACAAAACAGTGATTAGTATTATAACATGATTGTCGCAGTGCCttgtattaattcatttttatttcagatgcATAGATTGGACTAATGTGGACTACGTATTTTTCAtgatcaaaaataaaaagaataactCAATTGCCTTTTTGTTCAGTTACAGGTCTGTCACATTTAGTTAGAGGGAATTTGCATTTGCTATCGAGTTAGAAATTGGTATGAAAACTGAAACTAATCTGCTTGTTAGTGCTTGTTTCATATTAAAggatatattttctttttagtaGGTTATTATTCCATAGATTCCATCCATCCTTTAGCACAGCTTCTCTATGCGAGCAACAGCAGGAAATCTAAGTGAACATGGGAACAACATGCAACATGCATCTAGAGAACACAATCAGAGAACTTTGAGCTCATCGCTCCAACACGGCACTATGACCTCACCTGAGAACGCATGCGCAAAACTTCACCTTGTCCAGGAAGGACGTTTTTGTGCAAAATTCTAACCTTATGCGTTCCAAGTGTTGTTTTATACGGGAATTTGTTCATCTCGTTGTGTTTTCTATACAACTCTACGTCATTCTCCAACCTCaccacatttttttcagtatcAATGAAAGAGCcccccacaccaccaccacctctctctcgctctctctctctcgctctctctctggccGCCATGTGGCGTGGTCGAGATACGTAGCGGCGATCTGCTGACCGAAATCGAAGCCTATTGGTCGAAGCCGCTGTGGCATCCAATCACAGCATGAGGGCGGAGCtatgggggcggggccaggtaCAGATACGCGCGCTACCAGTACAGACTGTGCAGTGTGTTGTCTTTCTATCGTGCCGGTCGTCGTCATAATATGTTAATAACCGAATTATATAAATCATGAGGAAAGTAGTGCTGGTTACAGGTGCGAACAGGTAAAgttttttatttcctattttGTTCCGTTGTGTTAAATTGTCACGAATTCCTGCAGTTCTGTAATACGATACACAATTTTGATCACATGACACCCGTTCGAGCGTCCGTGGCTGCTGAGTGTGACATGTCGCCTTGGTGACCCAAACAGAAATTATTTCTTGAACactaattaatacatttcataaaCTATTTCGTAAAATCAAACAATCCTGTTCACTCTGATGCTCACTCTAGTAACATCAACAGTGCGATCATTAGTGAGGTAAAATCCATGCATCTGTTCAGTGGAATAGGCCTGGCGTTGTGCGAGCGGCTGCTGGCCCACGATGGCCAGATCCAACTGTGCCTGGCCTGCAGGAACATGCAGCGGGCTGAGGCCGCTCGGCTGGCTCTGCTTGCCTCGCACCCCGAATCCCAGGTCGCCCTGCTTCAGCTCGATGTTGGCAGCGTCCGCTCTGTCTTCCAGGCAGCCAAAGAGGTCAAATTAAGGTACGCTGGTGGATGCATTCATTATGATGTCTAATTATCAAAAGTCTCACCAAAGTGCAACATGCATGGTCAGATCCACCCAAATGTCATTACTACAGGTACAACCGACTAGATTACATCTACCTCAATGCTGGAATCATGCCCAACCCACAGCTGGATATTAAAGCCTTTTTTAAGGGCTTGTTTTCCAGGTATGGAAtttgtgacagtgacccctctCGTGTTGATGTTCATTGCTCTATATGTTGTGTagcttttatttctttgtattttgaCAGCAATGTCATCAACATGTTTGCCACAGCAGAGGGAATTCTGACCCAGAAGGACAACATCAATTCAGATGGAATGCAAGAAGTGTTCGCCACCAATCTCTTTGGACATTACCTGTTGGTGAGAGGACATTCCATGCATATGTGCAAAGATTCAGTAGAGTGCAGTAAAGGATACAGTACAGTTTACATCATCATGCATGTGGATAGTCCACTGATGTCCGATAATGATCCATTCCCACCCAGGCAACACAAAAAGTGCCAAAACCACATCAACGTCTCTGCCATGTTGGAGAGATATTACTACCAGATATACTTTTAAAAATCAGTAAATGTCTACATTATAGgtgtgtgtaataaaattgTGAAGCAGTGTTGATATGAGATATATGAGATCAAATAAATTCTTATATAAAGTACCCCACCCCCAATAATGTTCAAAATGTTGTTTGCTAGCATGTAGCTGATCATGCTAGCTAATTTGGCTGAGGAGAGCCGTCTCCAGAAGACCAGCCTGGGCCATGGTGTAATGTTAGCTGCCAGCTAATCTGACTGTGTCCATTAAAATTGCAGGAGCAGCAAAAGTACAGAGTCAACTTCAGAAGCAGAGTGGGCATTATTTTCATCCGTAGAGACGACAGCCTGTGTGGATTTGTGTTACAGTTACTGTCTTTTGTCCTCTATAGTCAAGCTAGGCGATCCAGAAGTGAATTATGATCAGCACTAGCTAAATTTAGGGATGCAGTGCTAACGTCTGATGCAGCAAATGCAGTGACAAACAGTTAACTTGGGACTGATCCTTCTCTTGAATTTAGGGTTATTTATGCTCCAAAAATAAGGACGCCCGTTTCAAACATTTCATCTGAAACTTTATGCATTGATCCATAAGTCATTACACTGGAGTCCAAAGTTTCAACCTTCCAACAACGTGGTCGTAGGAGGCTACAATAATGTATTTGTTAATCAAGAGGCCAGTTGTATCCCAAAACACAATTTCTGTGCTTGTGCCTGGGTAAAAGAAAAGCATTTACATGTTTAACCTTTGTAAACTATTAGCTGTGACTTTCAATGATACTGGTCCATTCTGTCCATATCTGcaagcttacatttacatttacagcatttatcagacgcccttatcagtagttactcttacaatcagtagttacagggacagtcccaccctggagacacagggttaagtgtcttgctcagggacacaatggtagtaagtgggatttgaacctgggtcttccggttcataggcgagtgtgttacccactaggctactaccaagcTTTCTGTATATGTGCACAAATACTCCAACAGAAGGCTCTCTCCATAGCGTGAGCATAAATGGGCCTTTCGCTGCATtgaaatacaatctttttagGCTGCAATAACTCTTGATCATCACTAACAGTTGTGTTCTTTGTCATCTGATCAAGGTCAGAGAACTGGAGCCGCTGCTGTGCCAGCCAGACAGCATCTCCCAAGTGATCTGGACGTCCTCCAGCAATGCCCGGCGCTCTGCATTCAGCCTGGAGGACATTCAGCATCAGCAGGGTACTGAACCCTACAGCTCCTCTAAGTACGCATCTGACCTCGTGAGCGTCGCCCTGAACCGACGCCACAACCACCAGGTAGGTTCACAGGGTGTTTCATATCCATGTTCCATAGCCAAGTCTTCATCCAGCTAAACAGAGGACATAACCACACTGGACATTTATTGGTTAAAAACGTGGAAAAGCTTCGACTGACTGTGTCCAAAACAAGGCCTGTTACTGTGTCCATAACAGTGTCCAAAAATATTGATCAGAAGCAGTAGACATCACGTGTTTAAGACATTGATTTTAAAGAATTAATTACAACTTACTCACAAAAGCAGAATCTGTCTCTGCTTCTTTGCATCTCAGGGTCTGTATTCGTCAGTCATTTGCCCAGGGCTGGTTATGACTAACATGACATATGGGATTCTGCCCTCTTTTTTCTGGAGTTTGATCATGCCTATCATGTGGCTGGTAAGTGTAGAATAATGAATGACATCCATTTACATCCAATTACTTCCAGTCTTCTTCTGGTATTGAAATAATTGATTTCTTCTTTTGAAACAGATCAGAATCTTCACCAATACATTCACTCTAACCCCTTACAATGGAGCAGAGGCTTTGGTGTGTGCATTTATCTGTCTTCCTAAttgtacgcacacacacacacacaaacagggttgtaatttgttttcatcatttttcacagttttggctGTCCCTGCAGAAGCCTGAATCACTGGATCCTCTTGCTAAATACCACAGTTTGACCTCTGGGCTTGGAAAAAACTACACACAACCTCACAAGGTCAGTGAGGAAACCCAGTACCTGATCAGTTCCTCCCTTACACAGCCACAACAGTAAAATGACTTTTATAGGTCTCACTTTTTTCTACAAAACAGCTACAACATTTTGACCTGCCATAAAATATATTAGTAGAGCTGCAACTAACGACTATTTTGATTAAAATTATGTGGCAAATATAAAGACAGGtaaaatggcagtggtggcctagcggttaaggaagtggccctgtaatcagaaggttgcaggttcgattcccgatccgccaaggtgccactgaggtgccactgagcaaagcaccgtccccacacactgctccccgggcgcttgtcatggctgcccactgctcactcagggtgatgggttaaatgcagaggacaaatttcactgtgtgcatcgcgtgctgtgctgctgtgtatcacatgtgacaatcacttcactttaactttaaaataCTTCACTAAAAACATGAGTTATGGCGTGCTGTGTGCACAATGCACCATGTCGTGGGATCAGCATACTGCTTCCAGAAATGGCAGCAGTCCGTCAGTGGGGTGTTGTATGTACTCcacaaacaatataaaaaacacCATAATGTGCCCTTATCGCCTCAACAAtctcataaaagaaaaagaaactacATAAAGTTGACACCCGGCCTGCAGTGACAAATTACTGGCGCTTCTGCAGTCACATACTAGCTTCTAACTTTTCATTCATTACATGTTATTTTCATGCTAAAAGTGCATGAAAATAGTACAATTGGCTGTCATTCAGTTTGATGAGCAAATTCTGTAGGTAGGATAAGTCGCGTTTGATGAGTCACATGACTGGAAGCATGCCGGCAAATATGCTCCAGGAGGACaattccctgtaactactgattgtaagtccctctgtataagggtgtctgatgaatgccataaataaaaagatgtaaatgctgaactgaaagagcatgcacaataaataaagaatatttagattaaattgtaattttcttgttgtcgaactttgtgtacagaatctacaacagagtgaataaaatagatgtattcatagtgaaccggaattgatctcttcatcgatggtaacttgaaagcacgttgtaagtcgctctggataagggcatctgccaaatgccgtaaatgtaaatgtaaatacaaaactgcttatgaatatttttttcctctataTTATAGATGGATATCAGTGAGGATGCATCAGAAGCTTTGTACAAGAAATTACACG
This window contains:
- the hsd17b7 gene encoding 3-keto-steroid reductase/17-beta-hydroxysteroid dehydrogenase 7 isoform X1, with amino-acid sequence MRKVVLVTGANSGIGLALCERLLAHDGQIQLCLACRNMQRAEAARLALLASHPESQVALLQLDVGSVRSVFQAAKEVKLRYNRLDYIYLNAGIMPNPQLDIKAFFKGLFSSNVINMFATAEGILTQKDNINSDGMQEVFATNLFGHYLLVRELEPLLCQPDSISQVIWTSSSNARRSAFSLEDIQHQQGTEPYSSSKYASDLVSVALNRRHNHQGLYSSVICPGLVMTNMTYGILPSFFWSLIMPIMWLIRIFTNTFTLTPYNGAEALFWLSLQKPESLDPLAKYHSLTSGLGKNYTQPHKMDISEDASEALYKKLHELEEKVRKKLKEDAGLHSH
- the ddr2a gene encoding discoidin domain-containing receptor 2 isoform X4; its protein translation is MKYPWKTNLSALFLLYLSGAVRTQVNPGVCRFPLGMSGGQIQDEDISASSQWSDSTAAKYGRLDFEDGDGAWCPVITDEPDSLKEFLQIDLRSLHFITLVGTQGRHAGGIGNEFAQMYKITYSRDGSRWVPWKNRQGKEVIEGNRNAYDIVLKDLEPPIVARFVRFMPVIDHSMNVCMRVELYGCEWLDGLVSYNAPAGQLMILHDMPVYLNDSVYDGAMAYSVMTEGLGQLTDGMSGLDDFTQSHVYNVWPGYDYVGWTNESFPSGFVEIMFEFDRTRNFTTMKVHCNNMFSKWVKTFQKVVCYFRSESDWETTPISFSPVVDDVNPSARFVTVSLHNHMASAIKCQYHFADVWMMFSEITFQSDTAMYNTTLAPSKGPTRTDDSNTRILIGCLVAIIFILVAIIIIILWRQVWQKLLEKSETFTYNNNNHSSATSEQESNSTYERIFPLGPDYQEPSRLIRKLPEFTKASDEAGTSSSSASNTSPASAQDGVPHYAEADIVNLQGVTGGNTYAVPALTMDLLSGKDVAVEEFPRQLLTFKEKLGEGQFGEVHLCEAEGMQDFMDEDFISDISENQPMLVAVKMLRADANKNARSDFLKEIKIMSRLKDPNIIRLLAVCICSDPLCMITEYMENGDLNQFLSRHEPEGQIALLSNAPTVSCRNLHYIATQIASGMKYLSSLNFVHRDLATRNCLVGKKFTIKIADFGMSRNLYSGDYYRIQGRAVLPIRWMSWESILLGKFTTASDVWAYGVTLWETLTFCKEQPYSQLSDEQVIENTGEFFRDQKRQIYLPQPPICPDSVYKLMLSCWHRNAKERPSFQEIHRILLECQV
- the hsd17b7 gene encoding 3-keto-steroid reductase/17-beta-hydroxysteroid dehydrogenase 7 isoform X2, with amino-acid sequence MQRAEAARLALLASHPESQVALLQLDVGSVRSVFQAAKEVKLRYNRLDYIYLNAGIMPNPQLDIKAFFKGLFSSNVINMFATAEGILTQKDNINSDGMQEVFATNLFGHYLLVRELEPLLCQPDSISQVIWTSSSNARRSAFSLEDIQHQQGTEPYSSSKYASDLVSVALNRRHNHQGLYSSVICPGLVMTNMTYGILPSFFWSLIMPIMWLIRIFTNTFTLTPYNGAEALFWLSLQKPESLDPLAKYHSLTSGLGKNYTQPHKMDISEDASEALYKKLHELEEKVRKKLKEDAGLHSH
- the ddr2a gene encoding discoidin domain-containing receptor 2 isoform X1, with the translated sequence MKYPWKTNLSALFLLYLSGAVRTQVNPGVCRFPLGMSGGQIQDEDISASSQWSDSTAAKYGRLDFEDGDGAWCPVITDEPDSLKEFLQIDLRSLHFITLVGTQGRHAGGIGNEFAQMYKITYSRDGSRWVPWKNRQGKEVIEGNRNAYDIVLKDLEPPIVARFVRFMPVIDHSMNVCMRVELYGCEWLDGLVSYNAPAGQLMILHDMPVYLNDSVYDGAMAYSVMTEGLGQLTDGMSGLDDFTQSHVYNVWPGYDYVGWTNESFPSGFVEIMFEFDRTRNFTTMKVHCNNMFSKWVKTFQKVVCYFRSESDWETTPISFSPVVDDVNPSARFVTVSLHNHMASAIKCQYHFADVWMMFSEITFQSDTAMYNTTLAPSKGPTRTGDNPTHKVDDSNTRILIGCLVAIIFILVAIIIIILWRQVWQKLLEKASRRMLDDELTASLSIQSETFTYNNNNHSSATSEQESNSTYERIFPLGPDYQEPSRLIRKLPEFTKASDEAGTSSSSASNTSPASAQDGVPHYAEADIVNLQGVTGGNTYAVPALTMDLLSGKDVAVEEFPRQLLTFKEKLGEGQFGEVHLCEAEGMQDFMDEDFISDISENQPMLVAVKMLRADANKNARSDFLKEIKIMSRLKDPNIIRLLAVCICSDPLCMITEYMENGDLNQFLSRHEPEGQIALLSNAPTVSCRNLHYIATQIASGMKYLSSLNFVHRDLATRNCLVGKKFTIKIADFGMSRNLYSGDYYRIQGRAVLPIRWMSWESILLGKFTTASDVWAYGVTLWETLTFCKEQPYSQLSDEQVIENTGEFFRDQKRQIYLPQPPICPDSVYKLMLSCWHRNAKERPSFQEIHRILLECQV
- the ddr2a gene encoding discoidin domain-containing receptor 2 isoform X2; translation: MKYPWKTNLSALFLLYLSGAVRTQVNPGVCRFPLGMSGGQIQDEDISASSQWSDSTAAKYGRLDFEDGDGAWCPVITDEPDSLKEFLQIDLRSLHFITLVGTQGRHAGGIGNEFAQMYKITYSRDGSRWVPWKNRQGKEVIEGNRNAYDIVLKDLEPPIVARFVRFMPVIDHSMNVCMRVELYGCEWLDGLVSYNAPAGQLMILHDMPVYLNDSVYDGAMAYSVMTEGLGQLTDGMSGLDDFTQSHVYNVWPGYDYVGWTNESFPSGFVEIMFEFDRTRNFTTMKVHCNNMFSKWVKTFQKVVCYFRSESDWETTPISFSPVVDDVNPSARFVTVSLHNHMASAIKCQYHFADVWMMFSEITFQSDTAMYNTTLAPSKGPTRTDDSNTRILIGCLVAIIFILVAIIIIILWRQVWQKLLEKASRRMLDDELTASLSIQSETFTYNNNNHSSATSEQESNSTYERIFPLGPDYQEPSRLIRKLPEFTKASDEAGTSSSSASNTSPASAQDGVPHYAEADIVNLQGVTGGNTYAVPALTMDLLSGKDVAVEEFPRQLLTFKEKLGEGQFGEVHLCEAEGMQDFMDEDFISDISENQPMLVAVKMLRADANKNARSDFLKEIKIMSRLKDPNIIRLLAVCICSDPLCMITEYMENGDLNQFLSRHEPEGQIALLSNAPTVSCRNLHYIATQIASGMKYLSSLNFVHRDLATRNCLVGKKFTIKIADFGMSRNLYSGDYYRIQGRAVLPIRWMSWESILLGKFTTASDVWAYGVTLWETLTFCKEQPYSQLSDEQVIENTGEFFRDQKRQIYLPQPPICPDSVYKLMLSCWHRNAKERPSFQEIHRILLECQV
- the ddr2a gene encoding discoidin domain-containing receptor 2 isoform X3, with amino-acid sequence MKYPWKTNLSALFLLYLSGAVRTQVNPGVCRFPLGMSGGQIQDEDISASSQWSDSTAAKYGRLDFEDGDGAWCPVITDEPDSLKEFLQIDLRSLHFITLVGTQGRHAGGIGNEFAQMYKITYSRDGSRWVPWKNRQGKEVIEGNRNAYDIVLKDLEPPIVARFVRFMPVIDHSMNVCMRVELYGCEWLDGLVSYNAPAGQLMILHDMPVYLNDSVYDGAMAYSVMTEGLGQLTDGMSGLDDFTQSHVYNVWPGYDYVGWTNESFPSGFVEIMFEFDRTRNFTTMKVHCNNMFSKWVKTFQKVVCYFRSESDWETTPISFSPVVDDVNPSARFVTVSLHNHMASAIKCQYHFADVWMMFSEITFQSDTAMYNTTLAPSKGPTRTGDNPTHKVDDSNTRILIGCLVAIIFILVAIIIIILWRQVWQKLLEKSETFTYNNNNHSSATSEQESNSTYERIFPLGPDYQEPSRLIRKLPEFTKASDEAGTSSSSASNTSPASAQDGVPHYAEADIVNLQGVTGGNTYAVPALTMDLLSGKDVAVEEFPRQLLTFKEKLGEGQFGEVHLCEAEGMQDFMDEDFISDISENQPMLVAVKMLRADANKNARSDFLKEIKIMSRLKDPNIIRLLAVCICSDPLCMITEYMENGDLNQFLSRHEPEGQIALLSNAPTVSCRNLHYIATQIASGMKYLSSLNFVHRDLATRNCLVGKKFTIKIADFGMSRNLYSGDYYRIQGRAVLPIRWMSWESILLGKFTTASDVWAYGVTLWETLTFCKEQPYSQLSDEQVIENTGEFFRDQKRQIYLPQPPICPDSVYKLMLSCWHRNAKERPSFQEIHRILLECQV